Proteins from a genomic interval of Capsicum annuum cultivar UCD-10X-F1 chromosome 4, UCD10Xv1.1, whole genome shotgun sequence:
- the LOC107869476 gene encoding uncharacterized protein LOC107869476, protein MTNTPTPTASASCSTVKIGGNESDAPAMLSSDVMYAAEPVVDGNKMKISVPLNRMISKDGVVVSPVTIEVPIPRTMLLPESGKWPDHAQLLFQNRMNFKESGKPVRFLFYKDGEWSRFGARVVDLLSSAFVSGKAMYEVDIGNFKFIFDFYRMIAIDFVRGIEMFIGWMDDNNKWYFPKVVFEGSEDAASRKIELELRTTGNKSTGPELGKRKRESEENEGEKGECSSLHMKDQRVVDTQLLPPKWPRTRPLREEETLSQMIKGLILSFLSADATVTGVHQCLRMGPRFEAFQNTVETVRRARGDANVEYAWYGTSPQNVDCIMHSGFEMSMIPIGSHTSGLGIYLTPIHSPQLSEMMAETDENGERHLILCRAVLGKLEQIDFTSEQLSPSSEDFDSGVDNLTNPNLYVVWRSYMKTHILPVCIVSYKSELLMPGLLDGDPLAHNAWSTLLSKLTSWLPPPKVLELQTLYDSYKVSLDFPFFNTGKSMAEMRLLRLGISVPPECAFCRLHDETFHHLFFGCAITREIWSRLCVWLGSNRPVQDWNNEVRMACIKARKKNALAEIYCCVFAMTVDVIWRERNCIRFQQTRFASAKVLKEIALHVYVRGRERLKWQLCCEGEVLEVSRGGLVVMKARKSGTLYTLLGSTITGVVTGSISDGDSSDSDLWFVQLLLERLHLFVTKCSYLGVRANRIAGTTVLGKWGAYSSVVFPYH, encoded by the exons ATGACGAACACACCGACACCAACCGCAAGCGCTTCCTGTTCTACGGTGAAAATCGGTGGCAATGAAAGTGATGCTCCTGCGATGTTGAGTTCCGATGTTATGTATGCTGCTGAGCCAGTTGTCGATGGAAACAAGATGAAAATTTCTGTTCCTCTTAACAGGATGATAAGCAAGGATGGTGTTGTTGTTTCTCCAGTGACGATTGAGGTTCCTATACCGAGAACAATGCTGTTACCAGAATCGGGGAAGTGGCCTGATCATGCTCAGTTGTTGTTCCAGAACCGCATGAATTTTAAGGAGAGTGGGAAACCTGTGAGGTTTCTGTTCTACAAGGATGGCGAGTGGTCGAGATTCGGGGCTAGAGTGGTTGATCTGTTGAGTTCAGCCTTTGTAAGTGGCAAGGCTATGTATGAGGTGGATATTGGaaactttaaatttatatttgatttttatcGTATGATAGCTATTGATTTTGTTAGGGGGATAGAGATGTTTATAGGTTGGATGGATGACAATAACAAGTGGTATTTTCCTAAGGTTGTCTTTGAGGGTTCAGAAGACGCGGCGAGTCGCAAGATTGAACTGGAGTTAAGAACCACTGGGAACAAGTCAACTGGACCAGAGTTGGGAAAGAGGAAGAGGGAAAGCGAGGAGAACGAAGGGGAGAAGGGAGAATGTAGTTCATTGCACATGAAAGATCAGCGTGTTGTCGACACTCAATTGCTGCCACCAAAGTGGCCAAGGACAAGGCCACTGAGGGAAGAGGAGACACTGAGTCAAATGATAAAGGGTTTAATCTTGTCTTTTTTGAGTGCTGATGCAACAGTCACTGGAGTTCATCAGTGTCTTAGAATGGGTCCGCGGTTTGAGGCTTTTCAAAACACTGTGGAGACCGTAAGGAGAGCTAGAGGGGATGCTAATGTTGAGTACGCTTGGTATGGCACATCGCCCCAGAATGTGGACTGCATTATGCATAGTGGCTTTGAAATGTCTATGATTCCAATCGGTTCTCATACTTCTGGTCTTGGTATATACTTAACGCCTATACACTCGCCTCAACTTAG TGAAATGATGGCCGAGACAGATGAAAATGGTGAAAGGCATCTTATTTTATGTCGAGCTGTATTGGGAAAGCTTGAACAGATTGATTTCACATCTGAGCAACTGTCTCCGTCAAGTGAGGATTTTGATTCCGGGGTGGATAACTTGACGAATCCAAACTTATATGTGGTGTGGCGTAGCTATATGAAAACACACATTTTACCTGTCTGTATAGTAAGCTATAAATCCGAGCTTCTAATGCCAG GTCTACTGGATGGTGATCCTCTTGCTCATAACGCATGGAGTACATTACTATCCAAGCTAACTAGTTGGCTTCCACCACCAAAAGTGCTGGAGTTGCAAACTTTGTATGACTCCTATAAGGTAAGTTTGGATTTCCCTTTTTTTAACACTGG GAAATCCATGGCTGAGATGAG GCTATTGAGACTAGGTATCAGTGTGCCTCCAGAATGTGCATTCTGTAGGCTACATGATGAAACTTTTCATCACTTATTTTTTGGATGTGCTATTACAAGAGAAATATGGAGCAGGTTGTGTGTATGGCTTGGATCTAACAGACCAGTCCAGGACTGGAACAATGAGGTCCGGATGGCATGTATTAAGGCAAGGAAGAAGAATGCATTAGCAGAGATCTACTGCTGTGTTTTTGCTATGACTGTTGATGTTATATGGAGGGAAAGGAACTGCATTAGATTTCAGCAGACTAGGTTCGCTAGTGCAAAGGTGTTGAAGGAGATCGCTCTCCATGTTTACGTCAGGGGAAGGGAGAGGTTAAAATGGCAACTGTGCT GTGAAGGTGAAGTTCTTGAAGTCTCTCGAGGTGGTCTTGTGGTTATGAAGGCACGCAAGTCTGGGACGCTGTATACACTGTTGGGATCTACTATTACAGGTGTTGTTACTGGTTCAATTTCAGATGGAGACTCATCTGATTCTGAC CTTTGGTTTGTTCAGTTGCTTCTTGAACGTCTCCATCTGTTTGTAACAAAATGTAGTTACCTTGGTGTCAG GGCTAATCGGATAGCCGGAACAACTGTACTTGGCAAGTGGGGTGCTTACAGTTCAGTTGTATTTCCGTATCATTAG